One segment of Candidatus Falkowbacteria bacterium DNA contains the following:
- the rpsD gene encoding 30S ribosomal protein S4, translating into MSPLAKQQSSARPKKQSTYGLQLREKQKTKEMYGLREKQFKLTYLKGQKKSSDAGESLLRLLEMRLDNVIYRFGLAITRAQARQMVSHAQFLVNDQKVNIPSYQVKPNDVIAVRKNKKEKKTFVNLEERLKKANIPGWLNFDPKEMSGKILGEPKKEDLDQSINSQLIVEFYSR; encoded by the coding sequence ATGTCTCCATTAGCAAAACAACAGAGCTCAGCTCGACCAAAGAAGCAAAGTACTTACGGTCTTCAATTACGCGAAAAGCAGAAGACTAAGGAAATGTATGGTTTGCGCGAAAAACAATTTAAACTAACCTACCTAAAAGGACAAAAGAAAAGCAGTGATGCTGGTGAAAGTTTATTGCGTCTTTTAGAAATGCGTTTAGATAATGTTATTTACCGTTTTGGTTTAGCTATTACCCGCGCTCAAGCTCGTCAAATGGTAAGCCATGCTCAGTTTTTAGTTAATGACCAAAAAGTAAACATTCCTTCTTACCAAGTAAAGCCTAATGATGTTATTGCTGTTCGTAAGAATAAGAAAGAAAAGAAAACTTTTGTAAATCTTGAAGAAAGATTAAAGAAAGCCAATATTCCTGGTTGGTTAAATTTCGATCCAAAGGAAATGTCAGGTAAGATTCTTGGTGAACCAAAGAAAGAAGATTTAGATCAATCTATCAACAGTCAGTTGATCGTTGAATTCTATTCCCGTTAA
- the rpsK gene encoding 30S ribosomal protein S11 — MKGKRKKKTEKKRVSSGKAFVRSTYNNTVITLTDNDGNVLSWANAGLAGFKGPKKATPYAAQIITRIAVDKAKEEYGLSEVKVFVKGVGTGRESAVRALNANGLNITYIKDITPLPHNGCRSRKPRRV; from the coding sequence ATGAAAGGTAAGCGTAAGAAAAAGACTGAAAAGAAGCGTGTTAGCTCTGGTAAGGCTTTTGTTCGATCAACTTACAACAACACTGTTATTACCCTGACTGATAATGATGGAAACGTTTTATCTTGGGCTAATGCAGGTTTGGCTGGTTTCAAAGGACCAAAGAAAGCTACTCCATACGCCGCTCAGATTATTACTCGTATTGCAGTTGATAAAGCTAAGGAAGAATATGGTCTATCAGAAGTTAAAGTTTTTGTTAAAGGTGTTGGTACTGGCCGCGAATCAGCTGTCAGAGCTTTGAATGCCAATGGTTTAAACATTACTTACATTAAAGATATTACTCCTTTACCACACAATGGTTGCCGCTCACGCAAACCGCGTCGCGTTTAA